From Salinirubellus salinus, the proteins below share one genomic window:
- a CDS encoding MogA/MoaB family molybdenum cofactor biosynthesis protein, whose translation MTEHSHGSDDGHEHDHDGHEHNHHHHDVSTLGVAVVTVSSTRSLDDDPAGDAIVAAFEAEGHEAVTREMLRDSYDGIQESVEALSRREDVDCVVTTGGTGVTPDDVTVEAARDIFGKRLPGFGELFRRLSYDEVGTRVVGTRATAGLVEGTPVFCLPGSENAARLGAEEIVVHEAPHLAGLATRDEDDEDDGHDHSHD comes from the coding sequence ATGACCGAGCACTCCCACGGCAGTGACGACGGCCACGAGCACGACCACGACGGCCACGAGCACAACCACCACCACCACGACGTCTCGACGCTGGGGGTGGCTGTCGTCACCGTCTCCTCCACCCGGTCGCTGGACGACGACCCGGCCGGCGACGCCATCGTCGCCGCCTTCGAGGCCGAGGGCCACGAGGCGGTCACCCGCGAGATGCTCCGTGACTCCTACGACGGCATCCAGGAGTCCGTGGAGGCGCTCTCCCGACGTGAGGACGTGGACTGCGTGGTCACCACGGGAGGGACGGGCGTGACGCCGGACGACGTCACCGTCGAGGCCGCGCGCGACATCTTCGGGAAACGCCTGCCGGGGTTCGGCGAACTGTTCCGTCGGCTCTCCTACGACGAGGTGGGTACCCGCGTGGTCGGGACACGCGCCACCGCCGGCCTCGTCGAGGGGACGCCCGTCTTCTGCCTGCCGGGGAGCGAGAACGCGGCCCGCCTCGGCGCCGAGGAGATCGTCGTCCACGAGGCACCGCACCTCGCCGGCCTCGCCACCCGCGACGAGGACGACGAGGACGACGGGCACGACCACTCTCACGACTGA
- the rtcA gene encoding RNA 3'-terminal phosphate cyclase, which translates to MLELDGSEGGGQLLRTALALSALTGEAFRMRNVRGSRPEPGLKSQHAAALWAVARVCDAEVEGGARGSETVTFEPGAVGGEDVRVEVGTAGSVPLVFDALLPVAYALSEPLSVTVVGGTDVRWAPTMAHHAEVKRRVVSRFGVRYRDEVARLGFYPVGGGEATLHLSPSSPADATLTDRGAFEGGTVYAYASDDLEQAAVADRMADRVLESHPGLDRRAVYRPADSTGAACCLRATFTDAVAGFDALGEPGRSSEAVAEAVLEAFESFRDGTAAVDAHTADQVMVPLAVCGGAVAVPRVTDHVASNAEVVRAFGGDLHVERREDGTAVLRSAGGLGSA; encoded by the coding sequence GTGCTCGAACTGGACGGGAGCGAGGGTGGCGGCCAACTCCTGCGGACGGCCCTCGCCCTCTCGGCGCTCACGGGCGAGGCGTTCCGGATGCGGAACGTCAGGGGGTCACGGCCGGAGCCGGGGCTGAAGTCACAGCACGCGGCAGCGCTCTGGGCCGTCGCGCGGGTCTGCGACGCCGAGGTGGAGGGTGGCGCACGCGGGAGCGAGACAGTCACCTTCGAACCGGGGGCCGTGGGCGGGGAGGACGTGCGCGTCGAAGTGGGTACCGCCGGCAGTGTCCCGCTCGTGTTCGACGCCCTCCTGCCCGTCGCCTACGCCCTCTCCGAGCCGCTCTCGGTCACCGTCGTCGGCGGGACGGACGTGCGGTGGGCGCCGACGATGGCGCACCACGCCGAGGTGAAACGCCGAGTCGTCTCTCGGTTCGGCGTGCGCTACCGCGACGAGGTGGCTCGCCTCGGCTTCTACCCGGTGGGTGGCGGCGAGGCGACACTCCACCTCTCGCCGTCGTCGCCCGCCGACGCCACGCTCACCGACCGCGGGGCGTTCGAGGGCGGGACCGTCTACGCCTACGCGAGCGACGACCTGGAGCAGGCCGCCGTCGCCGACCGGATGGCCGACCGAGTTCTAGAGTCCCACCCCGGCCTCGACCGGCGTGCCGTCTACCGGCCGGCGGACTCGACGGGGGCGGCCTGTTGTCTGCGCGCCACCTTCACGGACGCCGTCGCCGGCTTCGACGCGCTCGGCGAGCCAGGGAGGTCCTCCGAAGCCGTCGCCGAAGCGGTACTCGAGGCGTTCGAGTCCTTCCGCGACGGCACCGCGGCCGTCGACGCCCACACCGCCGACCAGGTGATGGTCCCGCTCGCCGTCTGCGGTGGGGCCGTCGCGGTGCCGCGGGTGACCGACCACGTCGCCTCGAACGCCGAGGTGGTCCGGGCGTTCGGCGGTGACCTCCACGTCGAGCGACGCGAGGACGGGACGGCAGTCCTGCGCTCTGCCGGCGGCCTCGGGTCGGCGTAG
- a CDS encoding 5-formyltetrahydrofolate cyclo-ligase: protein MKETIRQRVWDALEASGEARFPFPPHGRIPNFAGARAATERLTETPEWEAADALKTNPDSPQRPLRQRALEDGKTVYMAVPRLADERPFLELDPARIDDPSAAVTLSGSEEYGVQVGPDAVTVDLVVSGSVAVREDGARIGKGEGFSDLEWGILWDLGLVDAETPVATTVHELQVVDDEWAPDAHDVPMDLVVTPERTVRTGAEGKPEGVDWVALPAERLEAMPVLRELAPE, encoded by the coding sequence GTGAAAGAGACCATCCGACAGCGGGTGTGGGACGCCCTCGAGGCGTCCGGTGAGGCTCGCTTCCCCTTCCCACCTCACGGCCGCATCCCGAACTTCGCGGGGGCGCGGGCGGCGACGGAGCGACTCACCGAGACCCCCGAGTGGGAGGCAGCCGACGCGCTGAAGACGAACCCCGACTCCCCGCAACGCCCCCTCCGCCAGCGGGCGCTCGAGGACGGGAAGACCGTCTACATGGCGGTCCCACGGCTCGCCGACGAGCGGCCGTTCCTCGAACTCGACCCGGCCCGCATCGACGACCCGAGCGCCGCCGTCACGCTCTCCGGGTCAGAGGAGTACGGCGTGCAGGTCGGCCCGGACGCCGTCACGGTCGACCTCGTCGTCTCCGGCAGCGTGGCGGTCCGCGAGGACGGCGCCCGCATCGGGAAGGGCGAGGGCTTCTCCGACCTCGAGTGGGGTATCCTTTGGGACCTCGGTCTCGTCGACGCGGAGACGCCGGTGGCGACGACTGTCCACGAGCTGCAGGTCGTCGACGACGAGTGGGCGCCGGACGCCCACGACGTGCCGATGGACCTCGTGGTGACGCCGGAGCGGACGGTTCGGACGGGAGCCGAGGGGAAGCCCGAGGGCGTGGACTGGGTGGCGTTGCCGGCCGAGCGGCTCGAAGCGATGCCGGTGTTACGCGAGTTGGCGCCGGAGTAG
- a CDS encoding cupin domain-containing protein, translated as MSLDRYGDAAALTPEEGEVQTAELVVNDDVLVKAFALGPGALLDAHEHGDSSNVFHVLEGTVTVLQGEEEERVQAPGVVFHERGVPHGARNDTEDVVVFTASLAPMPGSG; from the coding sequence ATGTCACTCGACCGTTACGGTGACGCGGCCGCGCTGACCCCCGAGGAGGGGGAGGTACAGACCGCCGAACTCGTCGTGAACGACGACGTCCTCGTCAAGGCGTTCGCACTCGGCCCCGGGGCGCTGCTGGACGCCCACGAACACGGCGACTCCTCGAACGTGTTCCACGTCCTCGAGGGGACCGTGACGGTGCTGCAGGGCGAGGAGGAAGAGCGCGTGCAGGCGCCGGGCGTGGTGTTCCACGAACGCGGCGTCCCGCACGGCGCGCGCAACGACACCGAGGACGTGGTGGTGTTCACGGCGTCGCTGGCACCGATGCCCGGGAGCGGGTGA
- a CDS encoding HpcH/HpaI aldolase family protein: MSDTLRARLEAGDVALGVLDNTYSPAVVELCGELGVDFVWLDLEHGGPSPWDAQAVEGFARAAERSGTELLVRVPTADPALVRKVLDTGVRNVFLSRVESATEVQRAVRASRFTIEGDPGERGLASPRARRWGQREGYVDREDREAMVGVTIENRAAVADLEAILDVPELGFVFVGPLDLSVSVGHPGELTHPDVAAAEDRVLEAALDANVPVGGLGFGMDDVNSKADAGYQLLNLGSTTGALTAAVEGWVSAYDGPGRGGN, from the coding sequence ATGTCAGACACGCTGCGCGCTCGTCTGGAGGCCGGCGACGTCGCACTCGGCGTCCTCGACAACACGTACAGCCCCGCCGTGGTCGAACTCTGCGGCGAACTCGGAGTGGACTTCGTCTGGCTGGACCTCGAGCACGGCGGGCCGAGTCCGTGGGACGCGCAGGCGGTCGAGGGGTTCGCCCGTGCCGCCGAGCGCTCGGGGACGGAACTGCTCGTTCGCGTCCCCACGGCCGACCCCGCGCTCGTCCGCAAGGTGCTCGACACCGGCGTCCGGAACGTGTTCCTCTCGCGCGTCGAGAGTGCCACGGAGGTCCAGCGTGCGGTCCGTGCGAGCCGGTTCACCATCGAGGGAGACCCCGGCGAGCGTGGGTTGGCGTCGCCACGAGCGCGTCGCTGGGGGCAGCGCGAGGGCTACGTCGACCGCGAGGATCGCGAGGCCATGGTCGGCGTGACCATCGAGAACCGCGCGGCCGTCGCGGACCTCGAGGCCATCCTCGACGTGCCGGAACTCGGGTTCGTCTTCGTCGGTCCGCTCGACCTCTCGGTCTCGGTGGGCCACCCCGGCGAACTGACGCACCCGGACGTGGCAGCGGCCGAGGACCGGGTGCTGGAGGCCGCGCTCGACGCGAACGTCCCCGTCGGCGGGCTCGGCTTCGGCATGGACGACGTGAACTCGAAGGCCGACGCCGGCTACCAGTTGCTGAACCTCGGTTCCACGACCGGCGCCCTGACCGCGGCCGTCGAGGGGTGGGTCTCGGCGTACGACGGCCCCGGCCGGGGCGGGAACTAA
- a CDS encoding acyl-CoA dehydrogenase family protein — MSFQTGAEHEAIRKAVREFGEEELRPVAREHDEKGKYPEDLRRQAAELDFVAPHIPAEYGGAGMNMLGRVIVTEELWRADPGLGSAIGSAGFGSSMIAEYGDEWMKEEWLTRIAAGESASSTCISEPAHGSNVAGMETTAEKDGDEYVIDGNKMWITNGTVADVAVVMAKTDPGAGHRGISAFLVPTELDGWEATKIDNKLGIRASDLAEIQLNGVRVPEENVIGTENKGFYQLMDFFASGRTGVAAQAVGAAQGALDVALDYADEREQFDQKIGEFQAIRHKLADMATDTEAARSLTYRAAGAVEAGKDDKAVKLASMAKYFASETSVDVADESIQVHGGSGYVSDYPAERFYRDARITKIYEGTSEIQKNIIADRLL; from the coding sequence ATGTCGTTCCAGACTGGTGCGGAGCACGAGGCGATTCGCAAGGCCGTCCGCGAGTTCGGCGAGGAGGAACTGCGTCCGGTCGCGCGCGAACACGACGAGAAGGGGAAGTACCCCGAGGACCTGCGCCGGCAGGCCGCGGAGCTCGACTTCGTCGCCCCCCACATCCCCGCGGAGTACGGCGGCGCGGGGATGAACATGCTGGGGCGGGTCATCGTGACGGAGGAACTCTGGCGCGCGGACCCCGGTCTCGGGAGCGCCATCGGCAGTGCCGGCTTCGGCTCCTCGATGATCGCGGAGTACGGCGACGAGTGGATGAAAGAGGAGTGGCTGACCCGCATCGCCGCCGGCGAGTCGGCCTCCTCGACCTGCATCTCCGAGCCGGCCCACGGCTCGAACGTGGCCGGGATGGAGACGACCGCCGAGAAGGACGGTGACGAGTACGTCATCGACGGCAACAAGATGTGGATCACGAACGGCACCGTCGCCGACGTGGCCGTCGTGATGGCCAAGACCGACCCCGGCGCCGGCCACCGCGGCATCAGCGCGTTCCTCGTCCCCACGGAACTCGACGGCTGGGAGGCGACGAAGATCGACAACAAGCTCGGCATCCGCGCGAGCGACCTCGCCGAGATACAACTCAACGGGGTGCGCGTGCCCGAGGAGAACGTCATCGGCACGGAGAACAAGGGGTTCTACCAGCTGATGGACTTCTTCGCCTCCGGCCGGACCGGTGTCGCCGCACAGGCCGTCGGGGCCGCGCAGGGGGCGCTCGACGTGGCGCTCGACTACGCCGACGAGCGCGAGCAGTTCGACCAGAAGATCGGCGAGTTCCAGGCCATCCGCCACAAGCTCGCCGACATGGCGACCGACACCGAGGCTGCCCGCTCGCTGACCTACCGTGCCGCGGGCGCCGTCGAGGCTGGCAAGGACGACAAGGCCGTCAAGCTCGCGTCCATGGCGAAGTACTTCGCCAGCGAGACGAGCGTCGACGTGGCCGACGAGTCCATCCAGGTCCACGGTGGCTCGGGGTACGTCTCCGACTACCCGGCCGAGCGGTTCTACCGCGACGCCCGCATCACGAAGATCTACGAGGGGACCTCGGAGATCCAGAAGAACATCATCGCCGACCGGCTGTTATGA
- a CDS encoding alpha/beta fold hydrolase, with protein sequence MSRSAVDPVDHETWSAAQEETEVRVDGHDLTVAYRDAGPEDGKPLVFLHGIPTWSYLWRRVAPAFEDERRVVVPDMLGYGNSQGGDGFDRSIRAQEHMLQALVEDLELGVVDLVAHDIGGGVALRYTAHHPDRVEDLVCSNAVCYDSWPVEFVNGLGLPETAAMEPDELEPKLDFAFGDGLVTDDPDPAFVAGMKAPWMREDGPLNLSRAAVATNTNHTTEIPYEHIDSRVLCLWGEDDVMQPLAWGERLADDLDGTVETVSPAYHWVVEDQPDAYVDALASFLV encoded by the coding sequence ATGAGCCGTTCGGCAGTCGACCCCGTGGACCACGAGACGTGGTCGGCCGCACAGGAGGAGACGGAGGTCCGCGTCGACGGCCACGACCTGACCGTCGCCTACCGCGACGCGGGGCCCGAGGACGGCAAGCCGCTCGTCTTCCTCCACGGCATCCCGACGTGGTCGTACCTCTGGCGTCGCGTCGCGCCCGCCTTCGAGGACGAACGCCGGGTCGTCGTCCCCGACATGCTCGGCTACGGCAACTCGCAGGGTGGCGACGGCTTCGACCGCTCCATCCGCGCACAGGAGCACATGCTGCAGGCGCTCGTGGAGGACCTCGAACTCGGCGTCGTGGACCTCGTGGCCCACGACATCGGCGGCGGTGTCGCGCTCCGCTACACCGCTCACCACCCGGACCGCGTCGAGGACCTCGTCTGCTCGAACGCGGTCTGCTACGACTCGTGGCCGGTCGAGTTCGTCAACGGCCTTGGCCTGCCGGAGACGGCCGCGATGGAACCCGACGAACTGGAGCCCAAACTCGACTTCGCCTTCGGCGACGGGCTGGTCACGGACGACCCCGACCCCGCGTTCGTCGCGGGGATGAAGGCTCCGTGGATGCGCGAGGACGGCCCGCTGAACCTCTCGCGTGCAGCCGTGGCGACCAACACCAACCACACGACGGAGATCCCGTACGAGCACATCGACTCTCGCGTACTCTGTCTCTGGGGTGAGGACGACGTGATGCAGCCGCTCGCGTGGGGCGAACGGCTGGCCGACGACCTCGACGGGACGGTCGAGACGGTGTCCCCGGCGTACCACTGGGTCGTCGAGGACCAGCCCGACGCCTACGTCGACGCGCTCGCGTCGTTCCTGGTGTAG
- a CDS encoding MarR family transcriptional regulator, with amino-acid sequence MTDEAPDWKFKERDVLVLRELSRDPQLSSRDLARILDEKYDIQVSHVTVSESIRGMRQQGVFREAVIPNEEYFLFALFEFKFDTSNFAEGWRPAMEYIRDSPNTLFYFLSDGEYQWKSVMMFPDRTRESQWIHDCYKEQGHVIANIRNSVVHNVLKFRTDPRLLDSLAERDE; translated from the coding sequence ATGACCGACGAGGCGCCCGACTGGAAGTTCAAGGAGCGGGACGTGCTGGTGCTACGGGAGCTCTCTCGTGACCCTCAGCTGTCCTCACGAGACCTCGCGCGCATCCTCGACGAGAAGTACGACATCCAGGTCTCGCACGTCACGGTCAGCGAGTCCATCCGCGGGATGCGCCAGCAGGGCGTCTTCCGCGAGGCCGTCATCCCCAACGAGGAGTACTTCCTGTTCGCCCTGTTCGAGTTCAAGTTCGACACGAGCAACTTCGCCGAGGGGTGGCGCCCGGCGATGGAGTACATCCGCGACTCGCCGAACACGCTGTTCTACTTCCTCTCGGACGGCGAGTACCAGTGGAAGTCGGTGATGATGTTCCCGGACCGGACCCGGGAGTCACAGTGGATCCACGACTGCTACAAGGAACAAGGCCACGTCATCGCGAACATCCGCAACAGCGTGGTCCACAACGTGCTGAAGTTCCGGACCGACCCGCGGCTCCTCGACAGCCTCGCCGAGCGAGACGAGTAG
- a CDS encoding ArsA family ATPase, which yields MSEYTMFGGKGGVGKTTCAAGYAAARAAHGEETLVLSTDPAHSLGDALETDLTSEPVEVAPDLHAVEIDPSVRADTYRMMGEALASDMRALGMRVGDDSLDNLFGSKMPGADEVAALDLFGLYMDDWERIVFDTAPTGHTLRLLDLPETVGSAVETAAGIRSKAKKTADRVKTVVLGPFAFRGEDEADEAFADLQARMERVTEVLRDPDLTTFRVVFRPEALVLSETERLVSRLGEAQVEVSDLVANGVLVDVNEDCDRCVRQRDRHRERLTTVRETFDLPVTEVPEMDEPSGVEALEAVGESLLREWD from the coding sequence GTGTCCGAGTACACGATGTTCGGCGGCAAGGGCGGGGTCGGCAAGACCACCTGTGCCGCCGGGTACGCCGCCGCGCGGGCCGCCCACGGCGAGGAGACGCTGGTGCTCTCGACGGACCCGGCCCACTCGCTCGGTGACGCTCTGGAGACGGACCTGACGAGCGAGCCCGTGGAGGTGGCCCCGGACCTCCACGCCGTCGAGATCGACCCCTCGGTACGGGCCGACACGTACCGGATGATGGGCGAGGCGCTGGCCTCGGACATGCGGGCGCTCGGGATGCGCGTGGGCGACGACAGCCTCGACAACCTCTTCGGCTCGAAGATGCCGGGCGCCGACGAGGTGGCGGCGCTCGACCTGTTCGGCCTCTACATGGACGACTGGGAGCGCATCGTCTTCGACACGGCCCCGACCGGCCACACCCTCCGCCTGCTCGACCTGCCGGAGACGGTCGGCTCCGCCGTCGAGACGGCCGCTGGCATCCGGTCGAAGGCCAAGAAGACCGCCGACCGCGTCAAGACGGTGGTGCTCGGCCCGTTCGCGTTCCGCGGCGAGGACGAGGCCGACGAGGCGTTCGCCGACCTGCAGGCGCGGATGGAGCGGGTGACCGAGGTGTTACGCGACCCCGACCTGACGACCTTCCGTGTCGTGTTCCGGCCCGAGGCGCTGGTGCTCTCCGAGACCGAGCGGCTGGTCTCGCGGCTGGGCGAGGCGCAGGTGGAGGTGTCGGACCTCGTCGCCAACGGCGTCCTCGTCGACGTGAACGAGGACTGCGACCGGTGTGTCCGCCAGCGTGACCGCCACCGCGAGCGACTGACGACGGTCCGCGAGACGTTCGACCTGCCCGTGACGGAGGTGCCGGAGATGGACGAGCCGTCGGGTGTCGAGGCGCTGGAGGCGGTGGGGGAGTCGCTGCTCCGCGAGTGGGACTGA